The sequence TTCGCACCGCCTGCACGAGGTGCGCATCGCCGCCAAGAAGCTGCGCTACGCGCTCGAGCTCGCGGGCGAATCGCACCTCACGGCCACGGCGCGACTGCTGTCGCGACTCAAGCGCGTGCAGGACACGCTCGGCGATCTCCACGACCTGGAGATCCTCGACGCGTTCGCGCAGGCCGCGTCGGCCGTGCCCGACGCCGAGGCCGCGCGCGACACGCTGGCCACGCTGCGCGATCACCTGCAGGCGGAGTGCCGGCGCCTCCACGCCAAGTTCCTCGGCGCCCGATCGAAGCTCGTGGCGGTGGCCGACCAGGCGCGCGATCGCGTGGCCCTGCGCGTCGTCGTGCCGATCGATGCGGCGACCGCCGCCCGGCCCGCCGACGGGGAACGGCCATGAGCGCCGCGGCGGGGTCGGCCCGGCGGGCGACGCCCGCCTCGCCGGTGCGCGTGGTGCTCGTCCGGCACGGCATCGCCGCGGAGCGCGGCGCCGCGTACCCGGACGATTCGACGCGGCCCCTGACGGCCAGGGGCGCGGAGCGGGTACGCGAGGTGGCCCGCGGCCTCGTCGCGATCGGCGTCGACGCCGACGAGATCCTGACCAGTCCCTTCGTGCGGACCAGGCAGACCGCCGACCTGATCGCCGAGGCGTTCACCCCGCGGCCGAAGGTGACCAACGTGCACGCCCTGGCCGTGGGCGGGCGGGCCACCGCCGTGGTCGACTACCTGTCGAAGCTGGCGCGCCGCCGGAGCGTGATCCTCGTCGGGCATGCGCCGCTCATCGGCGAGGTCGCCGCGAAGCTCGTCGGGGCGCGACGCGCGATTGAATTCCGGAAAGGGGCCGCGTGTTGTGTCGAACTCGACGCGCTGCCACCAACTCGCGGCGGCGCGCTCCGGTGGTTCCTGCCGCCCCGGGTGCTGCGCCTCGTCGGCGCGTCCGCACCGAAGTGACCCCGTCGCGTGCCGCCACGCCGGGCGCCGCCGGCGGGCGTGGCGCTCAGATCGTCGTGCCGTCCGGGACGCTGGCCCCCTTCGGGACGATGATGAGGCCGTGGCGGATGACGTAGCCGTCGCCGTCGGCCTCGTCTAGCGCACGCTCGTTCACCAGTCGCACGCCACGTCCGATCCGCGCGTTCTTGTCGACGATGACGCGGTCGAGGACCGTCTCCTCGCCGATGCCGAGTGCCGGCGCGCCGTCGGGCCGCGGCCGCTGGCCCTCGTAGTAGTCGGCGCCGAGCAGCACCGACCGCGTGACGCGCGCGCCCGCCCGAATCGACGTCCTGATGCCGACGATGGACTGGTCGATGGCCGAGTCTTCGAGGTCGCACCCCTCCGCGACGATGGAGTCGCGCACCCTCGCCCCACGCACCCTCGACGCGGGCAGGAAACGGGGGTGCGTGTAGATCGGGCGGGCGCGGTCGTAGAAGCTGAACGGCGGGTGCGCCTCGGTCAGGGCGATGTTCGCCGTGTAGAAGGAATCGATCGTGCCGACGTCGGCCCAGTACCCGTCGAAGAGGTAGGGACGCACGCGGTGCGTCGAGAGCGCCGCCGGAATGACCTCGCGACCGAAGTCGACGTGCGGGTGGCGCGCGAGCACCTCGAAGAGCACCTCGCGCGAGAACACGTAGATGCCCATCGAGGCGACGAAGGGCTTGTCGGCGTCCGACGCGGCGAAGGTGGCCCCGGCCGGGACGCTGCTGCCGATCTCCCGCAGCCGGTCCGGTGCCGGCTTCTCCTCGAAGGCCCCGATCTGGCCGTCGCGGTCGAAGCGGAGGACGCCCATCGCCGGCGCGTCCTCGTACGACACGGGCTGGGCGGCGACGGTGATGTCCGCGCGCCGATCGACGTGCTCGCGGATCATGTCGGCGAAGTCCATCCGGTAGAGATGGTCCCCGGCGAGGATCAGGTAGTAGCTGGCCTCGTAGCTCCTGAAGTGCTGCAGCGCCTGCCGCACGGCGTCGGCCGTGCCCTGGAACCAGTTGGCGTTGTCGGGGGTCTGTTCGGCCGCCAGGATTTCGACCCACCCCCGCGAGAAGAGGTCGAGCCGGTAGGTCTGCGCGATGTGCCGGTTGAGCGAGGCCGAGTTGAACTGGGTCAGCACGAAGATGCGGCGGAGATCGACATGCAGGCAGTTGCTGATCGGGATGTCGATGAGCCGGTACTTGCCTCCGATGGGCACGGCCGGCTTCGAGCGCATGTGCGTCAGCGGGTAAAGGCGCGTGCCCTGTCCGCCGCCGAGAATGAGGACGAGGACGTCGCGCATCGCGGGTACCTTATGGCGAATTAACGGAGGCGTCAACGCTCCGACGGACGGCCGTCACATCGCGACCGTAAGCTGCCGAACCGTGGGATCGACCGACGGCGCCCGACGGGCAGAGGTCAGGAGGGCATGAGCCGCGGGCTCAGCGTCATCGTCTGCGCCTACAACGAGGAGCGGTACCTCGCCGCCTGCCTGCACTCGATCCTGGCACAGACCCGGCCCCCCGACGAGGTGATCGTCGTCGACAACGCCAGCACCGACGCCACCGCCGCCGTCGCGTCGGTGATCCCGGGGGTCACCGTGGTGCACGAGCCCGCGAAGGGCCTCGTGCGCGCCAGAGCGGCAGGGCGGGCCGCGGCCGGCGGCGAGCTGCTCGTCTATCTCGACGCCGACTGCCGCGCCCCGCTGCAGTGGATCGAGCGCGTCGACCGCCGGTTCGTGCGGTATCCGCGCCTCGCGGCGGTGACCGGTCCCTACCGGTTCTACGACTGGGACTTCGTCGGCCGCGGGCTCGTGCGGGCATACGACGGCCTCGTGGCGCCTCCCGTGCACTTCGTGCTGCAGCGCGTCGCACGCGCCGGCGCCATCTTCTACGGTGGCAACTTCGCCGTGCGCCGCTCGGCCCTCGACGCCATCGGCGGGTTCGATACGACCATCGAGTTCCACGGCGAGGACACGAATCTCGGCCGGCGGCTCGTGCGGGCCGGACCAGTCCACCTCGCGTCGGAGTGCTGGCTGCACACGTCGGCGCGCCGCTACCGGGAGATGGGGCGTGGTCGCGTGTTCCGGCTCTACGTGAGGAACTTCTGGTCGGAGATCCTGCATCACCGGCCCGCCGATCGGACGCATGTCGACGTGAGACGCTGAACGATGCCCGGCTACGAACCGTTCCTGCTCTGCGACTTCCACGTGCACACGCGCTGGAGCGACGGTCGCCTGTCGCTGCGAGAGACCATCGACCTCTACGGAAAGACCGGCCGCTTCGACGTCATCGCCATCACCGATCACATCCTGATGGAGCGGGACGTCCTGGCCCGCGCCGCGCGGGTCGCGACGCTCGGTCGACGGCGCTTCTCGGTGGACGCCGACGTGTTCGACGACTACCTCGCCGACATCCGCGCCGAAGCGGAGCGCGCGAGGCGAATCTACGATCTGCTCGTCGTGCCGGGGGCGGAGATCACGCAGAACCACATCCGCAGCCGGAAGAACTCCCACATCGTCGCGCTCGGCATCACCGAGTACATCAGCGCCGACCAGGGCGCCGAGGACATCCTCCGGGAGATCCGCCGCCAGGGGGCGTTCTCGATTGCCTGCCACCCGCACCATCGCACCACGAGGCGCATCGAGATCGGCACCTGCTACCTGTGGGATCATCGCGAGAAGCTCGCGGACCTGGTCGACGTGTGGGAAGCCGCCAATCGTGACGACCTGTTCTCCGTCACGAGTCTGAAGCACTACCCGTACGTCGCCAACAGCGACTTCCACAAGCCGAAGCACCTGTTCTCGTGGAAGACGCTCCTCCGCGCGGAGAAGAACTGGCCCGCCGTGCGGGCCGCCCTGGCGGCGAACATCGACGTCGGGCTGGTGCTCTTCAGGCCGGAGGCGCTCGAGGGTCGTGGCGAGCCCCGGCGCGCCACCCTGGCTCCGCAGTCGGGCCCCTCGTGACGGCGCGCTGGCCCCCCGAGCCTTCTCGGGCGGTCAGGCGTGTCGTGTCGGTCGTCTCCACAGGGCCCGGCATCCTCAACGCACGTGAGATCCGGTCGAGGTGCCTCAGTCGAACGTCTCGTCGCCCGCGCCACCCGCGCCGGCGTCCGGGGCCGCCGTCTCGCCCTCGTGACCGCCGGCGAGCTCTTCCTCCACCATCTGGTCGATCTCGTCGCTCGAGACGTCCTCGCCGAGCTCCTGGCCCATGCGCTTCATCCAGCGGGCGACGCTTCGCGGATCCTGCTCGTCGAGGCCGCTCAGGGCCGAGGGGTCGGCGAGCGCATCGAGGCGGGACTCCTCCGATCGGACCATCGCGAAGCGCGACCAGAGGCGTTCGAGCTCGCCGGAGCCGCAGTGCTCGCACCGGACCTCCCCGATGCGGGCGCGCACGAGGACGAGGGCCGTCGTCTTTCGGCGGCACGACTGGCAACGGAATTCGTAGATGGGCATGGCTGTCGGTGGCCGGGACCTGGCCGGCCTCCTCACCACTTTACATCCGACGGCCGCCGGCACGATCCCCGCGTCAGCCGGGCGGCAGACGGCGCCAACGCCCGCCTGAGCCAACCCCAATCCGACATTCGGCTGGCGACGACCGGCCAGCGCCTACCTGTCAGCACGATGACGATCGCCGTCTTCTCCGTGACCGGTCGCCTCACTGGCAGTGAAGCGAAGGCCAGTCGTTCAACGTTGGTTCTTCCAACCAGGCCACCAGCCACCAGCCTGTCGCCGCCAGCCAGATCGTCGGATCAGGGCTCACCACTTCACCTCGAGGCGTCAAAACGGCCGGCGACTGGCGGCCAGCGACCGGCGGCCCCACTCGACCTGAGGTGACGGATCGAGCGCCTGGCGAAACGTCACCGGGCGTGGGACGAAGGGATCGGGGCTATCGGGGTGGAACGCCGTGAAGGCCGGCAGTCTGCAGCCGGTAGCCTGCAGCCGGTAGCCTG comes from Acidobacteriota bacterium and encodes:
- the sixA gene encoding phosphohistidine phosphatase SixA; its protein translation is MSAAAGSARRATPASPVRVVLVRHGIAAERGAAYPDDSTRPLTARGAERVREVARGLVAIGVDADEILTSPFVRTRQTADLIAEAFTPRPKVTNVHALAVGGRATAVVDYLSKLARRRSVILVGHAPLIGEVAAKLVGARRAIEFRKGAACCVELDALPPTRGGALRWFLPPRVLRLVGASAPK
- a CDS encoding glucose-1-phosphate adenylyltransferase, whose amino-acid sequence is MRDVLVLILGGGQGTRLYPLTHMRSKPAVPIGGKYRLIDIPISNCLHVDLRRIFVLTQFNSASLNRHIAQTYRLDLFSRGWVEILAAEQTPDNANWFQGTADAVRQALQHFRSYEASYYLILAGDHLYRMDFADMIREHVDRRADITVAAQPVSYEDAPAMGVLRFDRDGQIGAFEEKPAPDRLREIGSSVPAGATFAASDADKPFVASMGIYVFSREVLFEVLARHPHVDFGREVIPAALSTHRVRPYLFDGYWADVGTIDSFYTANIALTEAHPPFSFYDRARPIYTHPRFLPASRVRGARVRDSIVAEGCDLEDSAIDQSIVGIRTSIRAGARVTRSVLLGADYYEGQRPRPDGAPALGIGEETVLDRVIVDKNARIGRGVRLVNERALDEADGDGYVIRHGLIIVPKGASVPDGTTI
- a CDS encoding glycosyltransferase family 2 protein, whose amino-acid sequence is MSRGLSVIVCAYNEERYLAACLHSILAQTRPPDEVIVVDNASTDATAAVASVIPGVTVVHEPAKGLVRARAAGRAAAGGELLVYLDADCRAPLQWIERVDRRFVRYPRLAAVTGPYRFYDWDFVGRGLVRAYDGLVAPPVHFVLQRVARAGAIFYGGNFAVRRSALDAIGGFDTTIEFHGEDTNLGRRLVRAGPVHLASECWLHTSARRYREMGRGRVFRLYVRNFWSEILHHRPADRTHVDVRR
- a CDS encoding phosphotransferase, with protein sequence MPGYEPFLLCDFHVHTRWSDGRLSLRETIDLYGKTGRFDVIAITDHILMERDVLARAARVATLGRRRFSVDADVFDDYLADIRAEAERARRIYDLLVVPGAEITQNHIRSRKNSHIVALGITEYISADQGAEDILREIRRQGAFSIACHPHHRTTRRIEIGTCYLWDHREKLADLVDVWEAANRDDLFSVTSLKHYPYVANSDFHKPKHLFSWKTLLRAEKNWPAVRAALAANIDVGLVLFRPEALEGRGEPRRATLAPQSGPS
- a CDS encoding zinc ribbon domain-containing protein, which produces MPIYEFRCQSCRRKTTALVLVRARIGEVRCEHCGSGELERLWSRFAMVRSEESRLDALADPSALSGLDEQDPRSVARWMKRMGQELGEDVSSDEIDQMVEEELAGGHEGETAAPDAGAGGAGDETFD